A window of Polyodon spathula isolate WHYD16114869_AA chromosome 22, ASM1765450v1, whole genome shotgun sequence contains these coding sequences:
- the LOC121297200 gene encoding serine/threonine-protein phosphatase PP1-gamma catalytic subunit A isoform X1 — MADIDKLNIDSIIQRLLEVRGSKPGKNVQLQENEIRGLCLKSREIFLSQPILLELEAPLKVCGDIHGQYYDLLRLFEYGGFPPESNYLFLGDYVDRGKQSLETICLLLAYKIKYPENFFLLRGNHECASINRIYGFYDECKRRYNIKLWKTFTDCFNCLPIAAIVDEKIFCCHGGLSPDLQSMEQIRRIMRPTDVPDQGLLCDLLWSDPDKDVLGWGENDRGVSFTFGAEVVAKFLHKHDLDLICRAHQVVEDGYEFFAKRQLVTLFSAPNYCGEFDNAGAMMSVDETLMCSFQILKPAEKKKSNASRPVTPPRNMVTKQAKK, encoded by the exons ATGGCCGATATCGACAAGCTTAACATAGACAGTATCATCCAGCGCCTGTTGGAAG TGAGGGGCTCTAAACCAGGAAAGAATGTACAGCTTCAGGAAAATGAGATTCGGGGACTTTGCCTCAAATCCCGTGAAATATTTCTTAGCCAGCCCATTTTGCTAGAACTTGAAGCTCCTCTTAAAGTATGTG GCGATATCCACGGGCAGTACTATGACTTGCTTCGATTGTTTGAGTACGGGGGCTTCCCACCTGAGAGCAACTACCTGTTTCTGGGTGACTATGTGGACCGAGGGAAGCAGTCTCTGGAGACAATCTGCCTACTCCTGGCCTACAAGATCAAATATCCAGAAAACTTTTTTCTGCTGCGAGGAAACCATGAGTGTGCCAGCATCAACAGAATATATGGCTTTTATGATGAAT GTAAAAGGCGATACAACATCAAGTTATGGAAAACCTTTACAGACTGCTTTAACTGCCTGCCAATAGCAGCTATTGTGGATGAAAAGATCTTTTGTTGTCATGGAG GTCTGTCTCCTGATCTTCAGTCAATGGAGCAGATCAGGCGGATCATGCGCCCCACTGATGTACCGGACCAGGGTCTGCTGTGTGATCTGCTCTGGTCTGATCCAGACAAGGACGTGTTGGGCTGGGGGGAGAATGACAGAGGGGTCTCCTTCACATTTGGAGCTGAAGTAGTTGCCAAATTCCTACATAAACATGACTTGGACCTAATATGTCGAGCCCAtcag GTTGTGGAAGATGGCTATGAGTTCTTTGCAAAAAGACAATTGGTGACTTTATTTTCTGCACCAAACTACTGTGGAGAATTTGACAACGCTGGGGCCATGATGAGTGTTGATGAAACCCTCATGTGTTCTTTTCAG aTTTTAAAACCAGCAGAGAAGAAAAAATCCAATGCAAGTCGGCCCGTTACACCTCCAAGAAACATGGTCACAAAACAAGCCAAGAAATAG
- the LOC121297200 gene encoding serine/threonine-protein phosphatase PP1-gamma catalytic subunit A isoform X2, with translation MAAENHISQCDIHGQYYDLLRLFEYGGFPPESNYLFLGDYVDRGKQSLETICLLLAYKIKYPENFFLLRGNHECASINRIYGFYDECKRRYNIKLWKTFTDCFNCLPIAAIVDEKIFCCHGGLSPDLQSMEQIRRIMRPTDVPDQGLLCDLLWSDPDKDVLGWGENDRGVSFTFGAEVVAKFLHKHDLDLICRAHQVVEDGYEFFAKRQLVTLFSAPNYCGEFDNAGAMMSVDETLMCSFQILKPAEKKKSNASRPVTPPRNMVTKQAKK, from the exons ATGGCCGCTGAGAATCACATATCACAGT GCGATATCCACGGGCAGTACTATGACTTGCTTCGATTGTTTGAGTACGGGGGCTTCCCACCTGAGAGCAACTACCTGTTTCTGGGTGACTATGTGGACCGAGGGAAGCAGTCTCTGGAGACAATCTGCCTACTCCTGGCCTACAAGATCAAATATCCAGAAAACTTTTTTCTGCTGCGAGGAAACCATGAGTGTGCCAGCATCAACAGAATATATGGCTTTTATGATGAAT GTAAAAGGCGATACAACATCAAGTTATGGAAAACCTTTACAGACTGCTTTAACTGCCTGCCAATAGCAGCTATTGTGGATGAAAAGATCTTTTGTTGTCATGGAG GTCTGTCTCCTGATCTTCAGTCAATGGAGCAGATCAGGCGGATCATGCGCCCCACTGATGTACCGGACCAGGGTCTGCTGTGTGATCTGCTCTGGTCTGATCCAGACAAGGACGTGTTGGGCTGGGGGGAGAATGACAGAGGGGTCTCCTTCACATTTGGAGCTGAAGTAGTTGCCAAATTCCTACATAAACATGACTTGGACCTAATATGTCGAGCCCAtcag GTTGTGGAAGATGGCTATGAGTTCTTTGCAAAAAGACAATTGGTGACTTTATTTTCTGCACCAAACTACTGTGGAGAATTTGACAACGCTGGGGCCATGATGAGTGTTGATGAAACCCTCATGTGTTCTTTTCAG aTTTTAAAACCAGCAGAGAAGAAAAAATCCAATGCAAGTCGGCCCGTTACACCTCCAAGAAACATGGTCACAAAACAAGCCAAGAAATAG